One genomic segment of Virgibacillus doumboii includes these proteins:
- a CDS encoding GntR family transcriptional regulator, with protein sequence MDSIDIKVDKSSPFPYYQQIANDIREKVFNKEWETSFQLPSEEQLCKKLGVSRGTIRKSISSLIEEGVLMQVHGKGTFVKEQKISHRFGQELISFSESMERSGQDYKTKVLEKQYNIDINDDIRKRFSITSDHSKMMFLKRLRYINEEPVILIENIIDTTLCPGIEEVDFEKEALFKTIERLSHQKIKFGVRSFNATSLDSDKSKLLDLSSGTPILHLEQTTYLNRMIPVESSDVWLKSEKYPVTSYLHRS encoded by the coding sequence ATGGATTCAATTGACATTAAGGTTGATAAAAGTTCCCCTTTTCCTTATTATCAACAGATTGCAAATGATATTAGAGAAAAAGTATTCAATAAGGAATGGGAGACTAGCTTTCAATTACCTTCCGAAGAGCAACTTTGTAAAAAACTTGGTGTGAGTAGGGGAACAATTAGAAAGTCCATTTCCTCCCTTATTGAAGAAGGGGTACTTATGCAGGTTCACGGCAAAGGAACCTTTGTAAAAGAACAGAAGATTTCACATCGCTTTGGTCAGGAATTAATATCATTTTCTGAATCAATGGAACGTAGTGGACAGGATTATAAAACGAAAGTTCTGGAAAAACAATACAATATAGATATTAATGATGATATTAGAAAGAGGTTTTCCATAACCTCTGACCATTCAAAAATGATGTTTCTAAAGAGATTGAGGTATATCAATGAGGAACCAGTTATTTTGATTGAAAACATTATAGACACAACCCTTTGTCCTGGAATTGAGGAAGTAGACTTTGAGAAAGAAGCACTGTTTAAAACAATAGAACGCTTAAGTCATCAAAAAATTAAATTTGGTGTACGTAGTTTCAATGCTACCAGTTTAGATAGTGATAAATCCAAATTGTTGGATTTATCCTCTGGAACACCAATTTTACATTTGGAACAAACGACATATCTGAACAGAATGATTCCAGTAGAATCATCTGATGTATGGCTGAAATCTGAGAAATATCCGGTTACATCTTACTTACATCGTAGTTAA
- the rbsK gene encoding ribokinase: MENCSKKKILVIGSYNVGLSCQTNRIPVWGETITVDNFTESNGGKGSNQAVAASRLGGKVSFIGCIGNDGFGNDGVSMLKEEKVDISGVIRSNTHTGVGFIFLNEEGENCIMVAPGANNDLKPVDVVTTIQFDESDFVIFQLENDIETVKSLMVQAKEKKKKIIFNPAPASVEAISLLEYADIVNPNETELLTLNNRNINTSLSTEECIDLAQNLLTKGPESIIVTRGEQGALLVTKDFTKEIPAKNVTAIDTTGAGDSFTGALSVALSEGHTIEKAVEFANKVAAFSVTKQNVIPGLPTLEDLNDF; this comes from the coding sequence ATGGAGAATTGCTCAAAAAAGAAAATATTAGTTATAGGTAGCTATAATGTTGGTTTATCTTGTCAAACTAATCGAATCCCTGTATGGGGTGAAACAATAACAGTTGATAATTTCACAGAAAGTAACGGAGGTAAGGGTTCAAACCAAGCAGTTGCTGCTTCTAGGTTAGGTGGTAAAGTTTCGTTTATTGGCTGTATCGGTAATGACGGATTTGGTAATGATGGAGTTTCAATGTTAAAAGAAGAAAAGGTAGATATCTCTGGAGTTATTCGCTCAAATACTCATACTGGAGTAGGTTTTATATTTTTAAATGAGGAAGGCGAAAATTGTATTATGGTTGCCCCGGGTGCAAACAATGATTTAAAGCCGGTTGATGTTGTAACAACTATACAATTTGACGAGTCAGATTTTGTTATCTTTCAACTTGAAAATGATATTGAAACCGTAAAATCCCTAATGGTACAAGCAAAGGAAAAGAAGAAAAAAATTATCTTTAATCCAGCTCCAGCAAGTGTTGAGGCTATAAGCTTGCTTGAATATGCTGATATTGTTAATCCAAATGAAACAGAATTACTTACACTAAACAACCGGAATATAAACACTTCTTTGTCAACTGAAGAATGTATTGATCTAGCTCAAAACTTACTTACTAAAGGCCCAGAATCAATAATTGTTACTAGAGGAGAACAAGGAGCTCTGTTGGTAACAAAGGATTTCACAAAAGAGATACCAGCTAAAAATGTAACTGCGATTGATACAACGGGAGCTGGAGACTCTTTTACCGGAGCTTTAAGTGTGGCTTTATCAGAGGGGCATACAATTGAAAAAGCAGTTGAATTTGCAAACAAGGTAGCAGCTTTTTCTGTAACTAAACAAAATGTTATTCCAGGGCTACCAACCCTTGAAGATTTAAATGATTTTTAA
- a CDS encoding DUF2922 family protein, translating into MKKLELKFLNQEGKAVTYSLENPIEPVNPVTVKAVMDEIIAQNAFTTSGGDVVSIKGARVVERIVQVTIYVKSLLLMARIVLRQECSKLTSNEKRSSKLGHWGQIQCHKA; encoded by the coding sequence ATGAAAAAGTTAGAGCTTAAATTTTTGAACCAGGAAGGCAAAGCAGTGACTTACTCACTGGAAAACCCAATTGAACCAGTTAATCCTGTAACAGTTAAAGCTGTAATGGATGAAATCATTGCACAAAATGCATTCACAACTTCAGGCGGCGATGTTGTATCCATTAAAGGTGCGCGCGTAGTTGAACGTATTGTGCAGGTAACGATTTACGTTAAATCGTTACTTCTTATGGCAAGGATAGTTTTACGTCAGGAATGTTCCAAATTGACAAGCAATGAAAAGCGGTCTTCAAAGCTCGGACATTGGGGTCAGATCCAATGTCATAAAGCTTAA
- a CDS encoding NAD(P)/FAD-dependent oxidoreductase codes for MYSICRLRTARLSPFNNSIRIGGTMEFSGDNTNIDMRRVESTRNIIFNYLKQPLKGSSEKVWAGVRPMTPDGIPVLGEMTGTKNIFIATGHVMSGVSMSLSTGYIMSELIGKNRSVIDLGPFSPERFFIKR; via the coding sequence GTGTATTCTATTTGTCGCTTACGTACTGCCAGATTAAGTCCATTTAATAATAGTATTAGAATTGGTGGTACTATGGAATTTTCGGGAGACAATACAAATATCGATATGCGAAGAGTTGAATCTACAAGGAATATTATTTTTAACTATTTAAAACAACCATTAAAGGGAAGCAGTGAAAAAGTATGGGCAGGTGTAAGACCTATGACTCCTGATGGTATTCCTGTCTTAGGAGAAATGACTGGTACTAAAAATATTTTTATTGCTACTGGTCATGTCATGAGTGGTGTATCAATGTCTTTATCAACTGGTTACATTATGTCTGAATTAATAGGCAAAAATCGATCTGTAATTGACTTAGGACCGTTTTCACCAGAAAGATTCTTTATTAAGAGGTAA
- a CDS encoding putative sulfate exporter family transporter: MEEALRKNLTKKKMMSSYVKIMKLLPGLTMVSMVAYISLLIGNNIPLLRSTVVAIVLGMLLRNFMSIPDTFEEGIQYSAKKLLKLAIILLGVNLNLWQLLVISGQSLIGIVLVDGFGILFTLYISRIMNLSGNIPLLIGVGTAICGATAIATISPK; encoded by the coding sequence ATGGAAGAAGCTTTGAGGAAAAATTTAACTAAGAAGAAAATGATGTCTTCCTATGTTAAAATTATGAAGCTTCTTCCTGGCTTAACTATGGTATCTATGGTTGCATATATATCATTATTAATCGGAAATAACATACCATTATTAAGATCAACTGTGGTGGCTATTGTATTAGGAATGCTTTTAAGAAACTTTATGAGCATACCTGATACATTTGAAGAAGGAATTCAATATTCTGCGAAGAAATTATTGAAACTCGCTATCATATTACTAGGTGTTAATTTGAATTTATGGCAGTTGTTAGTAATTAGTGGTCAATCCTTGATTGGTATTGTTTTGGTAGATGGATTTGGCATTTTATTTACCTTATACATTAGTAGGATTATGAATTTATCAGGTAATATCCCTTTATTAATTGGAGTTGGAACAGCTATATGTGGCGCTACGGCTATAGCTACAATATCTCCTAAGTAA
- a CDS encoding dihydrodipicolinate synthase family protein, protein MENTKQKTKEAIMDVKKFEGIYPAVITPFTPEGEVDEGKLRAYIQYLVTQVDGLFVCGSYGSGPIMRIDQRKKVAEITMEVVEGEIPVILHVGCPDTESTVELAKHADSINVDAVAAVTPYYYKHQPNLIVNHYKSIIESVNVPVIIYNNPKYSNFSVPGDMLAELAELGVKGVKDSSGDISLFYEYMTKVKRSDFLFLIGSQTHLVPAVVGGAHGCVSGLSNAFPNFIKEIYQACKDEKFEKAVKLQKKANNLRSVTGSGIPVPFYHAALPMLGIELGVPRKPFQQLPQEELERIEESLSEAKMLLK, encoded by the coding sequence ATGGAAAATACAAAACAAAAAACAAAAGAAGCAATTATGGATGTGAAAAAGTTTGAAGGCATCTACCCCGCTGTTATTACGCCATTTACACCTGAGGGAGAAGTTGATGAAGGGAAACTGCGTGCCTATATCCAATATTTAGTAACTCAGGTAGACGGACTGTTCGTTTGCGGTTCTTATGGGTCTGGACCAATTATGAGAATTGATCAGAGAAAAAAGGTTGCCGAGATAACTATGGAAGTAGTTGAAGGAGAAATACCAGTCATTCTTCATGTTGGGTGTCCTGATACAGAAAGCACAGTAGAACTTGCTAAACATGCAGATAGTATTAATGTAGATGCAGTAGCTGCAGTTACTCCATATTATTATAAACACCAGCCAAACCTCATAGTAAATCACTATAAATCCATTATCGAATCTGTGAATGTCCCTGTTATTATCTACAATAATCCAAAATATAGTAACTTTTCCGTACCCGGAGATATGTTAGCAGAGTTAGCAGAATTAGGAGTTAAAGGGGTAAAAGATAGTAGTGGTGATATTTCGTTGTTTTATGAATATATGACAAAAGTAAAACGTTCTGATTTTCTATTTCTTATTGGTTCACAAACTCACCTAGTGCCTGCTGTAGTTGGTGGAGCACATGGATGTGTGTCTGGTCTTTCTAATGCTTTTCCAAATTTTATTAAGGAAATTTACCAAGCATGTAAAGATGAGAAATTTGAAAAGGCGGTTAAATTACAAAAGAAAGCTAATAATTTACGTTCTGTCACTGGATCTGGTATTCCTGTCCCATTTTATCACGCTGCATTGCCAATGTTGGGAATAGAATTGGGAGTACCAAGGAAGCCCTTTCAACAATTACCGCAAGAAGAATTAGAAAGAATTGAAGAATCTCTCTCTGAAGCGAAAATGCTTCTTAAATAA
- a CDS encoding MurR/RpiR family transcriptional regulator encodes MESSKIRKAESIRMGCLTRIKGVYSSLRPSEQQVANEILNNPNEVIYFSVGEFSKKCNVSEATIIRFCKAIDFDGFQKFKLALAQDLTIPTQFIPEEISKNDDIKEVIGKVSHSNLQAIKDTNEIIDKESVEHAAEIICNARKIEIYGVGFSGLVAQDFGIRLSRIGFLSFTHVDPHLQANSASLLSGEDVAIGISLLGRTKDIYYSLEQAKRAGATTISLTKYNKNIISDLTDVNLHTTFEEKGNFRTGASRIAQLHLLDILFTRITIKRYETALENIEKTKHVSIDKRM; translated from the coding sequence ATGGAAAGTTCAAAAATAAGAAAAGCAGAAAGTATAAGAATGGGTTGTTTAACAAGAATTAAAGGTGTTTATTCAAGTTTACGACCTTCTGAACAGCAAGTCGCTAACGAAATATTAAATAATCCTAATGAAGTCATATATTTTTCTGTAGGTGAATTCTCGAAAAAATGTAATGTAAGCGAGGCTACGATAATAAGATTTTGTAAAGCAATAGATTTTGATGGATTTCAAAAATTTAAATTAGCCCTTGCTCAAGATCTAACTATTCCCACTCAGTTTATACCTGAAGAAATTTCTAAAAATGATGATATTAAAGAAGTTATTGGTAAAGTATCTCATTCTAATTTACAAGCAATAAAAGATACGAATGAAATCATAGATAAAGAGTCAGTAGAACACGCAGCTGAAATTATATGTAATGCTAGAAAAATTGAAATATACGGTGTTGGTTTTTCTGGACTGGTCGCACAAGATTTTGGTATAAGATTATCCAGAATAGGCTTTTTAAGTTTCACCCATGTTGACCCTCATCTGCAAGCTAACTCAGCTTCATTACTGAGCGGGGAAGATGTAGCCATAGGGATTAGCCTTTTAGGGAGAACAAAAGATATTTATTACTCATTAGAGCAGGCAAAACGCGCAGGTGCGACTACAATTTCTTTAACAAAATATAATAAAAATATCATTTCAGATTTAACGGATGTTAATCTTCATACAACTTTTGAAGAAAAGGGGAATTTTAGAACAGGCGCTTCCCGTATAGCCCAACTTCATTTATTAGATATTTTATTTACGCGTATAACTATTAAGCGTTATGAAACTGCTTTGGAGAACATAGAAAAAACAAAGCATGTAAGTATAGATAAAAGGATGTGA
- a CDS encoding sugar kinase produces the protein MPEVVTLGETMAVFDGNKKGPLRYIQNYERHTGGAETNVAVGLIRLGHTAGWISRLGDDEFGHNILSVFKGEGVDVSQVEFDAEHPTGLFFRQKLSNGECENFYYRKGSAASFLNPENVDEGFISQAKILHITGITPLLSPTCRKAIEKSIKIAKDNNVKVSFDPNIRMKMLKDKQESTEIILDMMVNADIIFPGIDECKVLFNTENIDEIIKKTEKLGVETTVIKLGSDGAVGFSNNIKEEVSGFEVNVVDAFGAGDAFASGFLASQLKKFSLKDSLVFATAMGALTVTMEGNIESIPNFHKVKMFIEGNEIINR, from the coding sequence ATGCCAGAGGTTGTCACGTTAGGAGAGACTATGGCGGTTTTTGATGGGAACAAAAAAGGTCCTTTAAGATATATTCAAAATTATGAACGTCATACTGGTGGAGCAGAAACCAATGTTGCAGTTGGATTAATAAGGCTAGGACATACTGCAGGATGGATAAGTCGACTAGGAGATGATGAATTTGGTCATAATATTCTTTCTGTATTTAAAGGAGAAGGGGTAGACGTATCCCAAGTTGAATTTGATGCTGAACACCCGACGGGTCTATTTTTTAGACAAAAGTTAAGTAATGGGGAGTGTGAAAATTTTTATTATAGAAAAGGTTCAGCAGCAAGCTTTCTTAATCCAGAGAATGTTGACGAAGGCTTTATTTCCCAAGCAAAAATCTTGCATATAACTGGAATTACACCTTTATTAAGTCCAACATGTAGAAAAGCTATAGAAAAATCCATTAAAATAGCAAAGGACAATAACGTTAAAGTATCTTTTGATCCAAATATTAGAATGAAAATGTTAAAAGACAAACAAGAATCTACTGAGATAATTTTAGATATGATGGTAAATGCAGATATTATATTCCCAGGCATTGATGAATGTAAGGTATTGTTTAATACCGAGAATATTGATGAAATTATTAAAAAAACTGAAAAATTAGGTGTTGAAACAACGGTTATTAAATTAGGTTCAGATGGTGCAGTTGGGTTTTCTAACAATATAAAAGAAGAAGTCTCAGGATTTGAAGTAAATGTAGTTGATGCATTTGGTGCAGGAGATGCCTTTGCTTCTGGTTTTTTGGCTTCTCAATTAAAAAAGTTCTCTCTTAAGGACTCATTAGTATTTGCTACTGCTATGGGGGCTTTAACTGTAACAATGGAAGGTAATATAGAATCAATACCTAATTTTCATAAAGTAAAAATGTTTATTGAAGGAAACGAAATTATAAATAGGTAG
- a CDS encoding sigma factor: MNIQDPHQEYYQEGLVAMWNAYENYQPDNGPLSTYFNYIIRNRVIDLPRK; this comes from the coding sequence TTGAACATACAAGATCCGCATCAGGAGTATTATCAGGAAGGCTTGGTTGCTATGTGGAATGCATACGAAAATTACCAACCGGATAACGGCCCGCTTTCAACATACTTTAACTACATTATCCGCAATCGCGTGATAGACCTTCCCCGTAAATAA
- a CDS encoding TetR/AcrR family transcriptional regulator produces the protein MGRSSRKMEILNAASKIVSEQGIFNLTLDAVAKEAGLSKGGLLYHFPSKEALVEGMVEHLTNNYRGKIAHNVSIDPNDKGKWTRSYVDVTFNQTYQNKDMNSGLLAAKAVNATLLDPIRHLYSEWQEEIENDGLDPIKATIIRLATDGMWLAELFDIYHIGDEKKDAVYRKLIDWANTED, from the coding sequence ATGGGTCGAAGTTCAAGAAAAATGGAAATTCTCAATGCTGCATCAAAGATTGTCAGTGAACAGGGGATATTTAATTTAACGCTGGATGCTGTGGCGAAAGAGGCTGGCCTCAGTAAAGGTGGTTTGCTTTATCATTTCCCATCCAAAGAAGCATTGGTAGAGGGAATGGTAGAACATTTGACAAACAATTATAGGGGGAAAATAGCTCATAACGTAAGCATTGATCCTAACGACAAAGGTAAGTGGACACGTTCGTACGTGGATGTCACATTTAACCAGACCTATCAGAATAAAGACATGAACTCCGGTTTACTGGCAGCTAAGGCAGTTAATGCTACCTTGCTCGATCCAATTCGTCATCTTTATTCTGAATGGCAGGAAGAAATAGAGAACGATGGGTTAGATCCGATAAAAGCAACCATTATTCGGCTGGCGACAGACGGGATGTGGCTGGCGGAACTGTTTGATATTTATCACATTGGGGATGAAAAGAAGGATGCGGTTTATCGAAAACTGATTGATTGGGCTAATACAGAAGACTAA
- a CDS encoding 3-keto-5-aminohexanoate cleavage protein, protein MSQKVMLTAAVTGAGETTSKSPHVPVTPKEIADAAIASAKAGATVAHIHARDPETGSVSHNVDHYREIVDRIRESETDVIINITSGGGGDFIPSLNSPAAGGDGTDIQTPEERHEPVGELLPEMCTLDCGSTNFGDMIYMSPTNWLREQAKLVQQSGVKPELECFDTGHLRFANQLVQEGLIDGDPMFQFCLGIPWGAAADVETILYLKNRLPENAHWSAFGIGRLQLPIAAQTAMLGGNIRVGLEDNLYLKKGVLARNDQLVEKAVNMVHEHNIDILTPEEARKQYGLRTP, encoded by the coding sequence ATGAGCCAAAAAGTTATGTTAACAGCAGCTGTTACGGGTGCAGGTGAGACGACTAGTAAAAGCCCCCATGTTCCCGTGACACCTAAGGAGATTGCTGACGCGGCTATTGCATCAGCTAAAGCTGGGGCAACGGTAGCCCATATTCATGCGCGTGATCCGGAAACGGGCAGTGTCAGTCATAATGTCGACCACTATCGTGAAATTGTTGATCGTATCAGAGAATCTGAAACAGATGTGATTATCAATATTACTTCAGGCGGTGGGGGAGATTTCATCCCGAGCTTAAACTCACCGGCAGCAGGAGGAGACGGCACGGATATACAAACTCCGGAAGAACGGCATGAGCCGGTTGGGGAACTGCTTCCTGAGATGTGCACACTTGATTGTGGCAGCACGAATTTCGGCGATATGATTTATATGAGTCCGACTAACTGGCTGAGAGAGCAAGCAAAACTAGTCCAGCAAAGCGGCGTAAAACCTGAATTAGAATGTTTTGATACAGGACATCTCCGTTTTGCTAATCAATTGGTCCAGGAAGGCCTGATCGATGGTGATCCGATGTTTCAGTTTTGCCTGGGCATACCGTGGGGAGCTGCGGCAGATGTTGAGACAATCCTTTATCTAAAAAACCGATTGCCTGAAAATGCACATTGGTCAGCATTTGGCATCGGACGTTTGCAACTTCCAATAGCCGCACAGACAGCCATGCTTGGCGGTAATATCCGTGTGGGGCTGGAAGATAACTTATATTTGAAAAAAGGCGTGCTTGCACGGAATGATCAGCTTGTTGAAAAGGCAGTGAATATGGTGCATGAACATAATATTGACATATTGACGCCGGAAGAAGCACGTAAGCAATATGGCTTGAGAACACCTTAA
- a CDS encoding 3-hydroxyacyl-CoA dehydrogenase NAD-binding domain-containing protein, with the protein MQQHKQGKMKVAVIGTGVIGNGWITRFLAQGYHVTAFDPAEGAETRTRQSISRAWDSVEKIGIAANASLENLTFVPTIEEAVKDAYLIQENVPEREDLKKSVLGQIDKFAKPDAIIGSSTSGIKPSILQEDLLHPERFLVAHPFNPVHILPLVELVGGQSTEQTIISQAAAFYKSIQMKPLVVQQEIEGHIADRLMEALWREALHLVNDGIATTEEVDAAIIYGAGLRWAQMGPFLTFHLAGGEQGMRHMLKQFGPALKLPWTKLEAPDLTDDLKEKVVEGCENHAGDKTVAELEDKRDEFLVKLLDLVEEYWPESKQLAKN; encoded by the coding sequence ATGCAGCAACATAAACAAGGTAAAATGAAAGTGGCCGTCATCGGCACGGGCGTCATTGGGAATGGCTGGATTACCCGATTTTTGGCACAAGGCTATCATGTGACGGCATTTGACCCGGCAGAAGGTGCTGAAACACGGACACGTCAAAGCATAAGCCGTGCATGGGATTCTGTTGAGAAAATAGGTATTGCAGCGAATGCTTCACTTGAAAATCTAACGTTTGTACCTACAATTGAAGAAGCTGTTAAAGATGCTTATTTGATACAGGAAAATGTCCCTGAACGTGAAGATTTGAAGAAAAGTGTATTGGGACAAATCGATAAGTTTGCTAAACCGGATGCGATTATCGGTTCAAGTACGTCAGGTATTAAGCCTAGTATACTGCAGGAAGACCTGCTGCATCCTGAACGTTTTTTGGTGGCACATCCATTTAATCCGGTTCACATTCTGCCGCTTGTGGAGCTTGTCGGTGGACAATCCACAGAGCAAACTATAATTAGTCAGGCGGCAGCATTTTATAAATCAATACAAATGAAGCCATTGGTTGTACAGCAGGAGATTGAAGGACATATTGCAGATCGTTTAATGGAAGCACTTTGGCGTGAAGCTTTACATTTGGTTAACGATGGCATCGCTACGACTGAAGAAGTAGATGCTGCGATTATTTATGGTGCCGGTTTGCGCTGGGCACAAATGGGGCCTTTTCTGACTTTTCATCTGGCAGGCGGCGAACAAGGAATGCGCCACATGCTGAAACAATTTGGTCCAGCATTGAAACTGCCATGGACGAAGCTGGAAGCACCTGATTTAACGGATGACTTGAAAGAAAAAGTGGTTGAAGGCTGTGAAAATCATGCAGGGGATAAGACTGTTGCCGAACTCGAAGATAAACGGGATGAGTTTTTAGTGAAGCTTCTTGATCTGGTTGAAGAATATTGGCCAGAATCGAAGCAACTTGCAAAAAACTAA
- a CDS encoding thioesterase family protein, whose product MSNRSFHYQCYVHRDWIDYNGHMNDAAYATVFSLAVDHLMDYIGLNAEARSHQAYTIFTLENHICYLKEAHQDEQLTVSMQLLDADAKRLHVLFKMKNNENQLLATSEQMLMGMDTEDGRPAPFPEKVASQVEAIWNVDKHLAQPEQAGRRIGIKK is encoded by the coding sequence ATGTCCAACCGGTCGTTTCATTATCAGTGTTATGTGCACCGTGACTGGATTGATTATAATGGTCACATGAATGACGCAGCGTATGCAACCGTGTTCAGCTTGGCTGTTGATCACTTGATGGATTATATCGGCCTGAATGCAGAAGCCCGCAGCCATCAAGCATACACGATTTTTACACTGGAAAACCATATTTGTTATTTAAAGGAAGCTCATCAGGATGAGCAACTGACTGTTTCCATGCAACTGCTGGATGCTGATGCTAAACGGCTGCATGTACTTTTTAAGATGAAAAATAACGAAAATCAATTGCTGGCTACAAGTGAACAGATGCTGATGGGCATGGATACAGAAGATGGAAGGCCGGCACCATTTCCGGAAAAGGTTGCATCTCAAGTTGAGGCGATCTGGAATGTGGATAAACATTTGGCACAACCTGAACAAGCGGGCAGAAGGATTGGGATTAAAAAATAA
- a CDS encoding glycine betaine ABC transporter substrate-binding protein yields the protein MKKTLFILITILLSIAMYGCSSGSDSEDTGDSAKPTLNFGVTNWTSTVPPTKIAAKILEDMGYEVKETNADAGSVYTGLANGDLDIFMDSWFPAQRQYIEKYSDSIESISVSYDNADSGMVVPKYMKDINDVADLKGKEDLVNNEMFAIGEGDPAMQDMKKVIDFYNLDIEMINSSEAAMLAAAQSKMDEEKPVLFYGWRPHSMFDKFDLKILSNKKVAEEKGLFDTSSVNIIVNKGLEEKAPEAYKFLSNWSISIKDMEKMIAKIDDGKNPDDVAQAWIDNHQDKIEKMKNGK from the coding sequence ATGAAGAAAACATTATTTATTCTAATAACAATTTTATTATCAATTGCCATGTACGGTTGCTCATCCGGCAGTGATTCAGAAGATACTGGCGATAGTGCCAAACCAACATTAAATTTTGGTGTAACAAATTGGACAAGTACCGTTCCGCCAACGAAAATAGCTGCAAAAATTTTAGAAGATATGGGTTATGAAGTAAAAGAAACAAATGCTGATGCTGGAAGCGTTTATACCGGTTTGGCAAATGGGGACCTTGATATATTTATGGATTCGTGGTTTCCGGCACAACGACAGTATATAGAAAAGTATTCTGATTCCATTGAAAGTATCTCGGTCAGTTACGATAATGCCGATTCGGGAATGGTTGTTCCTAAATATATGAAGGACATTAACGACGTGGCCGATTTAAAAGGCAAAGAGGATTTAGTAAATAATGAGATGTTTGCCATTGGTGAAGGTGATCCGGCAATGCAGGATATGAAAAAAGTAATCGATTTTTATAACCTGGACATTGAAATGATTAATTCTTCAGAAGCAGCAATGCTGGCAGCTGCACAATCAAAAATGGATGAGGAAAAACCTGTTTTGTTTTATGGATGGCGCCCGCATTCAATGTTTGATAAATTCGATTTAAAAATACTGTCAAACAAGAAAGTAGCAGAAGAAAAAGGTTTGTTTGATACAAGTTCTGTTAATATAATTGTTAATAAAGGATTGGAAGAAAAAGCGCCAGAGGCATATAAGTTTTTAAGCAACTGGAGTATATCCATTAAAGATATGGAAAAAATGATTGCCAAAATTGACGATGGAAAGAATCCTGATGACGTCGCACAAGCGTGGATTGATAACCATCAGGATAAGATTGAGAAAATGAAAAATGGAAAATAA